CCGGCGAAGAAGCGCTTCGCCTCGTCGACCAGCGTCCGCAGGATCTCCACGGCCACGGCGGCCCCCGGCTCGCGCTCGGCCAACTCGGCCGCGACCGTGTCGAAGTCGGGCGCCGCCGTCCCGCCGCGGTAGTAGCGCCCGTCCTCGCGCTCGAACACGCCCGCGAACGTGAGCTTCTCGTACAGGAACGCCAGCGGGACGGTCCTGCGCCAGGGGATCGACAGCTCCTTCTTCGCCTGCTGGACCGTGATCCCGGACGCCGTGGGCAGTGCGTCGATCGAACCCAGGATGCGGTGCGCGGTCGCGTCGACGAGGCGCGAGAACGTCTCGTTCGCCGCGAGGAAGCGGAACGAGAAGAGGCCGCGGACCCGCTCGTCGGCGATGGCGGCGCGGAGCTTCGCGAACTCCGCAGCCTTCGGGTGCTCGGGGTTGGTCATGGTGTTCACCGACTTTCCGGGAGGTCGGACCGCTCAGGCCGCCCGGCTGGTGGGCGCGGACCAGTCGCGGACGGTCATGGGGAGGCCACCGCCGAGGCGGAGCGACATCATGGGCTCCGGCTTGACCCGGTAACCGGGCACCGGTTCGAGCTTCAGGTCGCGCATCAGCGTGGAGATGATGAAGGTGGCCTCCATCGTCCCCAGGTGGTTGCCGACGCAGAACCGGGGGCCGGCGCCGAACGGGATGTGCGCGTAGCGCGGCCGGTCGGTCTGGACTCCCGGTTCGAACCGCTCCGGGATGAACCGCTCCGGCTCCGGCCAGTACCTCGGGTGCCGGTGCAGGGTGTACGGGCAGATCAGGACCTCGGCGCCGGCCGGCACGCGGTAGCCGCCCACCTCGTCCTCGGCGAGCGCGCGCCGGGGCAGGATCCACACCGGCGGGTGCAGGCGCATCGCCTCCTGGAGCACCATGTTCGTGTACCGCAGCCTGGTCAGGTCCGCGTAGGACGGGCGGCGGTCGCCGTACACCTCCACCGCCTCCTCGTGCAGCCGCTCCCGGACCTCCGGGTGCCTGCCCACGAGGTCCAGCGTCCAGCCGACCGTGCTGGCCGTGGTCTCGTGCCCGGCCAGCAGCAGCGTCACCAGCTCGTCCTGCATGCGCCGGTCGGCGACCCGCCGGTCGCTCTCCTTGGCGGTGGAGGCGATGAGCCGCGTCAGCACGTCGTCCCCGGACTCGACGGGGTTCGCCTTCCGCTGCGCCACCAGGGCGCCCACGATCCGCTGGAGGTCGCTCCGGGCCCAGCGGAACGCCCGCTGCCCCTTCAGCGGGAGCCACCGGGGGATCATGCCGAGCGTCTCCATCTCGAACATGGCCTGGTCCTGCACGGCCTCGAACGAGTGGCCCACCGAGTCGAACTCGCCGAGGTCGGCGTCGAGCAGCGTCCTGCCGAGCACGCCGAGGGTGAGCGCGGTGACCTCGGACAGCACGTCGACCGGTCGGGCGGCGCCCAGGTGGGCGCGCAGCCGCGCGACCAGCCCGAGCGCCTCCTCGACGATGACGTCCGCCTGCCCCGCGATCCGCTTGTGCTGGAACACCGGCTGGATGGTGCGCCGCTGCTCCTTCCACAGGTCGCCCTCGCTGGTGAGCAGCCCGTCGCCCAGCGCGCGCTTGGCCTCGGTGTAGCCGATGCCCTTGTGGTAGTTCGCCGCGTTGTCCGCCAGGACGTGCTTGGCGTGGTCGGGGTGGTTGAAGATGTAGAGCTTCTTCGGACCGATCGCCACCCGCACCGCGTCGCCGTACTCGCGGACCGCCTCGCTCATCAGGCCGAGGCGGTCGGCGCGGAGCTGGCGCAGGATGCCCAGGGCCGCCCGCCGGGGCGGCCCCGGGGGCACTCGGCCACCGCTCGTCGTCATGCCACGGCCGGGCGCGCGGCGTGCTTGCCCGCCGAGTCGCCGTTCTCGGAGACCACCACGATCGGCGGGGCGGCCTCGTTCTTCCCCTGCTCGGCCGCGGCGCGCTCCTTCGCCGCCTTGTCCACGAAGTGCAGGCCCCACAGGAACATGCCGCGGACCAGGCACACGAGCGCCGTGGCGATGAACAGGCCGTAGGCGATGTGCATGACCATGAACATCCCGTAGGCGACCGCCACGCCCGCGCCGAACGCGAACTGCGCGGCGGGCTTGGACGGCGTCGTGCCGGGGTCGGTCACCATGTAGTTGGTGTAGAGGATGAACGCCACGCCGGTCATGACGGCGAGCCCGCCGGGGATCGACGTGTCGAACAGGATGCCGCGGACGATCGCCTGGAGCGCGAAGAAGCTCAACCAGCCGAAGATCAGCCACATGCGGTCGGTCAGCTTCGCGTTCAGCATCGTGCCCGTGATGATGATGACACCGGGCAGGATCCAGCTGCCCCAGTCGTTCAGGCCCTCGGTGAAGTGGTACGGCGGCGCGATGCTGCCCCACGGGAACAGGATGA
This region of Saccharothrix longispora genomic DNA includes:
- a CDS encoding enediyne biosynthesis protein, encoding MVVQDAKLNGKPPAGGPPQHNPKVIKALRRFAISITIFNTAGYIFLGFEQPWIWPFVAVATGYAVELALETIGAKVEGRAPRYAGGGFKGLVEFLLPTHITAIALNMLIYVNDRIWVMMFAVTLAVAAKWILRAPVRGRLRHYMNPSNFGILMVLILFPWGSIAPPYHFTEGLNDWGSWILPGVIIITGTMLNAKLTDRMWLIFGWLSFFALQAIVRGILFDTSIPGGLAVMTGVAFILYTNYMVTDPGTTPSKPAAQFAFGAGVAVAYGMFMVMHIAYGLFIATALVCLVRGMFLWGLHFVDKAAKERAAAEQGKNEAAPPIVVVSENGDSAGKHAARPAVA
- a CDS encoding cytochrome P450, yielding MTTSGGRVPPGPPRRAALGILRQLRADRLGLMSEAVREYGDAVRVAIGPKKLYIFNHPDHAKHVLADNAANYHKGIGYTEAKRALGDGLLTSEGDLWKEQRRTIQPVFQHKRIAGQADVIVEEALGLVARLRAHLGAARPVDVLSEVTALTLGVLGRTLLDADLGEFDSVGHSFEAVQDQAMFEMETLGMIPRWLPLKGQRAFRWARSDLQRIVGALVAQRKANPVESGDDVLTRLIASTAKESDRRVADRRMQDELVTLLLAGHETTASTVGWTLDLVGRHPEVRERLHEEAVEVYGDRRPSYADLTRLRYTNMVLQEAMRLHPPVWILPRRALAEDEVGGYRVPAGAEVLICPYTLHRHPRYWPEPERFIPERFEPGVQTDRPRYAHIPFGAGPRFCVGNHLGTMEATFIISTLMRDLKLEPVPGYRVKPEPMMSLRLGGGLPMTVRDWSAPTSRAA